The Thalassotalea psychrophila genome window below encodes:
- a CDS encoding succinate dehydrogenase iron-sulfur subunit has product MIQKFSIYRYNPDVDAKPYMKEYSLEIPEGSDMMVLDALILLKEQDSTLSFRRSCREGVCGSDGLNMNGKNGLACITPLSDVKKNVIVLRPLPGLPVVRDLIIDMTQFYNQYEKIKPYLINDGQNPPAREHLQSIEERDKLDGLYECILCACCSTSCPSFWWNPDKFIGPAGLLHAYRFLIDSRDTATDERLDNLQDAYSVFRCHGIMNCVDVCPKGLNPTKAIGSIKSMLLQRAV; this is encoded by the coding sequence ATGATTCAGAAGTTTTCAATTTATCGCTACAACCCTGACGTTGACGCGAAACCTTATATGAAAGAGTACTCACTGGAAATTCCAGAAGGCTCAGACATGATGGTATTAGACGCTCTTATTTTATTAAAAGAGCAAGACTCTACATTATCTTTTAGACGTTCGTGTCGTGAAGGTGTATGTGGTAGTGATGGCTTAAACATGAATGGTAAAAATGGCTTAGCGTGTATTACGCCTTTATCAGATGTTAAAAAGAACGTTATTGTTTTACGTCCATTACCAGGTTTACCAGTGGTACGTGATTTAATTATTGATATGACTCAGTTCTATAATCAATATGAAAAAATCAAACCATACTTAATTAACGATGGTCAAAATCCACCAGCGCGTGAACATCTTCAATCTATTGAAGAGCGTGACAAGCTTGATGGTTTATACGAGTGTATTTTATGTGCTTGTTGTTCAACATCTTGTCCATCTTTCTGGTGGAATCCAGATAAATTTATCGGACCTGCAGGTTTATTACATGCTTATCGTTTCCTTATCGATAGCCGTGATACTGCAACTGATGAGCGTTTAGACAACTTGCAAGACGCTTACAGCGTTTTCCGTTGTCATGGCATCATGAACTGTGTTGACGTATGTCCTAAGGGTTTAAACCCTACTAAGGCCATTGGTTCAATCAAATCAATGTTGCTACAAAGAGCGGTATAA
- the sdhA gene encoding succinate dehydrogenase flavoprotein subunit, with protein MNNVPVREFDAVVIGAGGAGMRAALAITESGKSCALISKVFPTRSHTVSAQGGITVALGNAHEDHWEQHMYDTVKGSDFIGDQDAIEYMCKTGPEAIIELEKMGLPFSRTEEGKIYQRPFGGQSKNFGGEQAARTAAAADRTGHALLHCLYQQNVKNKTNVYSEWYALDLVKNDDGSVVGCTAVCIETGEVVYFKSRATVLATGGAGRIFASTTNAHINTGDGVGMSLRAGVQMQDMEMWQFHPTGIAGAGVLVTEGCRGEGGYLLNKDGERFMERYAPNAKDLAGRDVVARSMMTEIREGRGLEHPQFGKHILLKLDHLGRETLYKRLPGVCDLSKTFAHIDPAESPIPVIPTCHYQMGGVPCNVNGQALSIGSDGKETIVEGLFAVGEIACVSVHGANRLGGNSLLDLVVFGRAAGNFLGTYLNDTQSGKDASQSDLDAALARYNRWEGSEKGEDPTQIRKDLQNCMQMNFSVFREGEAMAQGMKELTEIRERLQHARLDDKSSEFNTQRIECLELDNLMETAFCSAKAANFRTESRGAHARQDFTERDDANWLCHSIYSPQTEEMTKRDVNMEPVHREAFPPKARTY; from the coding sequence GTGAACAACGTTCCAGTTCGTGAATTTGATGCCGTAGTAATCGGCGCTGGTGGTGCAGGTATGCGTGCCGCTCTAGCAATTACTGAATCAGGCAAATCTTGTGCCTTGATTTCAAAAGTTTTCCCAACTCGTTCTCATACGGTATCAGCGCAAGGTGGTATCACCGTAGCTCTTGGTAACGCTCATGAAGATCATTGGGAACAACACATGTACGATACCGTTAAGGGCTCTGATTTTATCGGTGACCAAGACGCAATCGAATACATGTGTAAAACAGGTCCTGAAGCAATCATCGAATTAGAGAAAATGGGTTTACCTTTTTCTCGTACAGAAGAAGGTAAAATTTACCAACGTCCATTCGGTGGTCAATCTAAAAACTTTGGTGGCGAACAGGCGGCTCGTACAGCAGCTGCAGCTGACCGTACCGGTCATGCGCTACTTCACTGTTTATACCAACAGAACGTTAAAAATAAAACTAACGTTTATTCTGAATGGTATGCATTAGATTTAGTTAAAAACGATGACGGTAGCGTTGTTGGTTGTACAGCAGTTTGTATCGAAACTGGTGAAGTAGTTTACTTTAAGTCTCGTGCAACAGTATTAGCAACAGGTGGTGCAGGACGAATTTTTGCATCAACAACTAATGCTCACATTAACACTGGTGACGGTGTTGGTATGTCACTTCGTGCTGGCGTACAAATGCAAGATATGGAAATGTGGCAGTTCCACCCAACCGGTATAGCTGGTGCTGGTGTACTTGTTACTGAAGGTTGTCGTGGTGAAGGTGGTTACCTTCTAAACAAAGACGGCGAACGTTTTATGGAACGTTATGCTCCTAATGCTAAAGATTTAGCTGGTCGTGACGTTGTTGCTCGTTCAATGATGACCGAGATTCGTGAAGGTCGTGGTCTTGAGCATCCTCAATTTGGTAAGCATATTCTACTTAAACTTGATCACTTAGGTCGTGAGACTCTTTACAAACGTCTACCTGGTGTGTGTGATTTATCGAAAACATTTGCTCACATTGATCCTGCTGAATCGCCAATTCCTGTTATACCTACATGTCATTACCAGATGGGTGGTGTACCTTGTAACGTTAATGGTCAAGCACTTAGTATTGGTAGCGATGGCAAAGAAACTATTGTTGAAGGTTTATTCGCCGTTGGTGAAATCGCTTGTGTATCTGTACATGGTGCGAACCGCTTAGGTGGTAACTCATTACTTGATTTAGTTGTATTCGGTCGTGCGGCTGGTAACTTCTTAGGCACTTACCTAAATGATACGCAAAGCGGTAAAGACGCATCTCAATCTGACTTAGACGCAGCTCTTGCTCGTTACAATCGTTGGGAAGGCAGTGAGAAGGGTGAAGATCCTACTCAAATCCGTAAAGACTTACAAAACTGTATGCAAATGAACTTCTCGGTATTCCGTGAAGGTGAAGCTATGGCACAGGGCATGAAAGAGTTAACGGAAATCCGTGAACGTCTACAACATGCTCGCTTAGATGATAAGTCTTCTGAATTTAACACTCAGCGTATTGAATGTTTAGAATTAGATAACTTAATGGAAACGGCTTTCTGTTCAGCTAAAGCTGCAAACTTCAGAACTGAATCTCGTGGTGCTCACGCCCGTCAAGATTTCACTGAACGTGATGATGCAAACTGGTTATGTCACTCAATTTACTCACCTCAAACTGAAGAGATGACTAAACGTGATGTGAACATGGAACCAGTACATCGTGAAGCTTTCCCACCGAAAGCAAGAACATACTAG
- the sdhD gene encoding succinate dehydrogenase, hydrophobic membrane anchor protein, with product MVGNIATLGRNGVHDFILIRASAIVLALYSIFMMCFFICTPTVTYEAWSGLFSNLGMKIFTILAVVAVLFHAWIGIWQVLTDYVKNIKVRGFLQFIFTITLFVYVLAVLLTVWGV from the coding sequence ATGGTAGGCAATATCGCAACTTTAGGTCGCAATGGCGTTCATGATTTTATCTTGATCCGCGCTAGCGCAATTGTTTTAGCTTTATATAGCATCTTTATGATGTGTTTCTTTATTTGTACACCGACAGTAACTTATGAAGCTTGGTCAGGTTTGTTTTCAAACCTTGGCATGAAAATTTTTACAATACTTGCAGTTGTTGCAGTACTTTTCCATGCTTGGATTGGTATTTGGCAGGTATTAACAGACTACGTAAAAAATATTAAAGTACGTGGCTTTTTACAATTTATCTTTACCATTACGCTATTCGTATACGTTTTAGCTGTATTGTTAACAGTGTGGGGTGTGTAA
- the sdhC gene encoding succinate dehydrogenase, cytochrome b556 subunit, which produces MKKQRPVNLDLSTINLPAAGKASILHRVSGVMMFFAVGILIWTLSLSLSSEAGFNSVKECLDGGFFKFIMWGIISALTYHFVGGIRHLIMDLGHLEEKGSGQTSAKFVIALWIILSVVAGVWLW; this is translated from the coding sequence GTGAAAAAACAAAGACCTGTAAATCTTGATTTATCTACAATCAATTTACCGGCAGCTGGTAAAGCCTCAATCCTACATCGCGTCAGTGGTGTAATGATGTTTTTCGCTGTAGGTATTTTAATTTGGACCCTTTCCTTATCTCTTTCTTCTGAAGCCGGCTTTAACTCGGTGAAAGAATGTTTAGACGGTGGCTTCTTTAAGTTCATCATGTGGGGCATCATTTCTGCTCTAACTTATCACTTTGTTGGCGGAATCCGTCACTTAATCATGGATCTAGGTCATTTAGAGGAGAAAGGTTCGGGGCAAACTAGTGCCAAGTTCGTTATCGCTCTTTGGATCATATTATCTGTAGTAGCAGGAGTTTGGTTATGGTAG
- a CDS encoding citrate synthase: MAENKATLSINGKEITELPILSGTAGNDVIDIRTLGSKGYFTYDPGFLATASCESEITFIDGGKGILQHRGYAIDDLANNADYLEVCYVLLNGHAPSQEQYDDFVSIITNHTMVHEKLANFFRGFMHDAHPMAMVCGVVGALSSFYHSDLDITDADQRKRCAHRLVAKMPTIAAMAYKYSIGQPFVYPRNDLSYAENFLHMMFSVPAEEYKVSPTLAKAMDKIFILHADHEQNASTSTVRLAGSSGANPYACIAAGVASLWGPAHGGANEACLTMLEEIGNVDRVDEFVAKAKDKADPFRLMGFGHRVYKNFDPRATVMRETCHQVLSELGVEDPLLDVAMALEKVALEDPYFVEKKLYPNVDFYSGIILKAIGIPTSMFTVIFAMSRTVGWCAHWDEMLTQPGQKIGRPRQNYTGELNKEFKPLDSHK, translated from the coding sequence ATGGCTGAGAATAAAGCCACTTTGAGCATTAATGGCAAAGAGATCACAGAATTACCGATTTTATCAGGTACTGCTGGCAACGACGTTATCGATATTCGTACTTTAGGTAGCAAAGGCTACTTTACTTATGACCCGGGCTTCTTAGCTACAGCGTCTTGTGAGTCAGAAATTACCTTCATTGATGGCGGTAAAGGTATTTTACAACACCGCGGTTATGCTATTGACGATTTAGCCAATAATGCTGACTACCTTGAAGTTTGTTATGTTCTTCTAAATGGTCACGCACCAAGCCAAGAACAGTACGACGATTTTGTAAGCATCATTACTAATCACACAATGGTACATGAGAAGTTAGCTAACTTCTTCCGTGGTTTCATGCACGATGCTCACCCAATGGCCATGGTTTGTGGTGTTGTTGGTGCCTTATCATCGTTCTATCATTCAGACTTGGATATTACTGATGCTGACCAACGTAAGCGTTGTGCACACCGTTTAGTTGCTAAAATGCCAACTATCGCAGCAATGGCATACAAATATAGCATTGGCCAACCATTTGTTTACCCACGTAATGATTTATCATACGCTGAAAACTTTTTACACATGATGTTCTCTGTACCAGCAGAAGAATACAAAGTAAGTCCTACCCTTGCAAAAGCGATGGACAAAATATTTATCCTTCATGCTGATCATGAGCAAAATGCTTCAACATCGACAGTTCGCTTAGCAGGTTCATCTGGCGCTAACCCATATGCATGTATTGCTGCTGGTGTTGCTTCACTTTGGGGTCCTGCTCACGGCGGTGCAAATGAAGCATGTTTAACTATGCTTGAAGAAATTGGCAACGTTGACCGTGTAGATGAGTTTGTTGCTAAAGCAAAAGATAAAGCTGACCCGTTCCGCTTAATGGGCTTCGGTCATCGTGTTTATAAAAACTTTGACCCACGTGCAACTGTAATGCGTGAAACATGTCACCAAGTATTGTCTGAGTTGGGTGTTGAAGATCCATTATTAGATGTTGCTATGGCTCTTGAAAAAGTAGCGTTAGAAGACCCTTACTTTGTAGAGAAAAAATTATACCCGAACGTAGATTTCTACTCAGGTATCATTTTAAAAGCTATTGGTATTCCAACAAGCATGTTCACAGTAATATTTGCTATGTCACGTACTGTTGGTTGGTGTGCTCACTGGGATGAGATGTTAACTCAACCAGGCCAAAAAATTGGTCGCCCACGTCAAAACTATACTGGTGAATTAAATAAAGAGTTCAAACCTCTTGATTCACATAAGTAA
- a CDS encoding hybrid sensor histidine kinase/response regulator: MTTEPSKKNTILVVDDEPGNIDLASALLKDKYKVKAATNGKLALKIAQADPNIDLILLDIMMPEMDGYEVCKEIKANEATKNIPVIFLTAKAEIADITSGFTLGAVDYITKPLQPEILKARVKTHVTLHESQIALENQVETLIENAKLREDIEKLTHHDLKGPLGVILFELPKIADKNVARSIEESTNNVLSMINNTLDIFKIENDTYPLSPDMVDLNKLVDKAIKAISSLAEKKNIRFNVESKQPSTYMDAEELLCLSIFNNLVKNAVEASPDNEEINITISESNDEIEFKLHNTGAIPADLRETLFEKYSTSNHIRGSGLGAYSAKLMTEAQKGRISFNIIDEIYTEFTVIMPAY, encoded by the coding sequence ATGACTACAGAACCTTCTAAAAAGAATACCATACTCGTTGTCGATGACGAACCAGGCAATATAGATCTAGCCTCAGCGTTATTAAAAGATAAGTACAAGGTTAAAGCTGCTACCAATGGTAAATTAGCGTTAAAAATTGCCCAAGCAGATCCTAATATCGATTTGATATTACTAGATATTATGATGCCAGAAATGGATGGCTATGAAGTATGTAAAGAAATTAAAGCTAATGAAGCCACTAAAAACATCCCTGTGATCTTTTTAACAGCAAAAGCAGAAATTGCCGATATAACCAGTGGTTTTACATTAGGCGCTGTCGATTATATAACTAAGCCGCTACAGCCAGAAATTCTTAAAGCAAGAGTAAAAACCCATGTAACCTTACATGAAAGTCAAATAGCATTAGAGAATCAAGTTGAAACTCTAATAGAAAATGCTAAGTTACGGGAAGATATAGAAAAACTTACCCATCATGATTTAAAAGGTCCACTTGGCGTTATTCTGTTTGAATTACCTAAAATAGCGGATAAAAATGTCGCTCGTTCTATAGAAGAGTCAACCAATAATGTATTGAGTATGATAAACAATACTTTGGACATTTTTAAAATTGAAAATGACACCTACCCACTGTCTCCAGACATGGTTGATTTAAATAAATTAGTCGATAAAGCAATAAAAGCAATTAGCAGTTTAGCGGAAAAGAAAAATATACGTTTTAATGTAGAGTCTAAACAACCATCGACTTACATGGATGCTGAAGAGTTATTGTGTTTATCAATATTCAATAACTTAGTTAAAAACGCTGTAGAAGCATCCCCTGACAATGAAGAAATAAACATTACCATTTCTGAATCAAATGACGAAATAGAGTTTAAACTTCATAATACCGGAGCAATACCAGCCGATCTTCGTGAAACGTTATTTGAAAAATATTCAACCTCAAACCATATTCGCGGTTCAGGGCTTGGGGCATATTCAGCCAAACTTATGACCGAAGCGCAAAAAGGCAGAATTAGTTTTAATATTATTGATGAAATATATACTGAGTTTACGGTAATAATGCCGGCATACTAA
- a CDS encoding ABC transporter ATP-binding protein yields the protein MSALIEVSGVHKFFGDKHALNNVEFVINKGEPIALVGPNGAGKTTLLSILCGYIKPSSGKVSVFGDEPGKRGNLSRLAALPQDAQLDPRFSIAKQLTFYAQLQGFTKQQAKLEAQRTLKLVGLEDSINEKPSALSHGMRKRVTIAQALIGDAEIVILDEATAGLDPHNAREIRSLVAELSSQTTFILSSHDLSELERLCNRVLYLDNGCLQQHHTLTNSVDTHFITLRMSKQHDDLIPALKGLAQVTQVINSQDKEYLISFEVSEGDVALDIQILQLCHQNGWLYRQLINGKTLENQLFNQSE from the coding sequence ATGAGTGCTTTAATCGAAGTGTCAGGAGTGCATAAATTTTTTGGTGATAAACATGCGTTAAATAATGTTGAGTTTGTGATCAACAAAGGTGAGCCCATAGCATTAGTTGGACCTAATGGAGCAGGAAAAACTACCTTGCTAAGTATTCTATGTGGTTATATTAAACCTAGTAGTGGTAAAGTGTCGGTGTTTGGAGATGAACCAGGTAAACGAGGGAATTTATCTCGTTTGGCTGCTTTACCTCAAGATGCACAATTAGATCCTCGTTTTTCAATTGCCAAACAATTAACATTTTATGCGCAACTGCAAGGGTTTACTAAGCAACAAGCAAAGTTGGAAGCTCAACGAACTTTAAAATTAGTAGGTTTAGAAGATTCTATAAATGAAAAGCCAAGTGCTTTATCTCATGGAATGCGTAAGCGAGTGACGATTGCTCAAGCCTTGATTGGCGACGCTGAAATTGTGATATTAGATGAAGCAACAGCCGGTTTAGATCCTCATAATGCACGTGAAATCCGCTCACTTGTTGCTGAGCTTTCAAGTCAAACTACTTTCATCCTAAGTTCTCATGATTTAAGTGAATTAGAACGTTTATGTAACCGGGTGCTATATTTAGATAATGGCTGTTTACAGCAACATCACACATTAACCAATTCAGTAGACACACACTTTATCACTTTGCGCATGTCAAAACAGCACGATGACTTGATACCTGCTTTAAAAGGATTAGCGCAAGTTACTCAAGTAATTAACAGTCAGGATAAAGAATATTTGATTTCATTTGAAGTTAGTGAAGGTGACGTAGCATTAGATATACAAATTTTACAGTTATGTCATCAAAATGGTTGGCTATATCGTCAGTTAATTAATGGTAAAACGCTAGAAAATCAGTTATTTAATCAAAGTGAATAA
- a CDS encoding ABC transporter permease, translated as MNSSFQPTLLRLWHLACFEITRVFQTKSGLLALFAFLLVWFLILYYPVNSAFEFISSPLFKDVAKSMFGALGLSTLLKWPVAELAIYWLIALYIFPIFTIVITSDQTCADRERGTLRFISLRATRGEIIFGRFLGQLVIMTVLIGLSLVTTVLMVAFRDSDLLSSGILKASQLYFQLVILVLPFIALMTLFNSFTTSAKKVVLFSILFFGLGPMIITLVESKLPILVYLGYLIPGTQISDVINSPEQSLTIYLVSLSQMMAFLCMAYFKMKRCSL; from the coding sequence TTGAATTCTTCATTTCAACCAACTCTATTAAGATTATGGCATTTGGCCTGTTTTGAAATAACCCGGGTGTTTCAAACAAAGAGTGGTTTATTAGCTTTATTTGCATTTTTACTGGTTTGGTTTTTGATTTTATATTATCCAGTTAATTCTGCTTTTGAATTTATATCCTCGCCATTATTTAAAGACGTGGCTAAAAGTATGTTTGGAGCTTTAGGCTTATCTACATTATTAAAGTGGCCAGTAGCTGAACTTGCTATTTACTGGCTAATCGCACTTTATATTTTTCCAATATTTACCATTGTTATCACTAGTGATCAAACTTGTGCCGACAGAGAAAGAGGTACCTTACGGTTTATCTCTTTACGGGCAACACGCGGAGAAATAATCTTTGGCCGGTTTTTAGGCCAGCTTGTTATCATGACTGTTCTTATCGGGTTAAGTTTAGTGACAACAGTATTGATGGTTGCATTTCGTGATAGTGATTTACTCTCTTCAGGAATACTTAAAGCAAGTCAACTGTACTTTCAGTTAGTGATACTAGTTTTACCTTTTATCGCGCTAATGACTTTGTTTAACAGTTTCACCACATCAGCTAAAAAAGTAGTGCTTTTTAGCATCTTATTTTTCGGTTTAGGGCCGATGATTATCACATTAGTGGAATCTAAATTACCCATATTAGTTTATTTAGGATATTTAATACCAGGAACCCAAATTTCTGATGTGATTAATTCACCGGAGCAGAGTTTAACTATTTACTTGGTTTCACTGAGTCAAATGATGGCTTTTCTTTGCATGGCATACTTTAAAATGAAACGGTGTTCGTTATGA
- the bamC gene encoding outer membrane protein assembly factor BamC translates to MDRRILTISLVSLSLAACSNVETRKQAKGDFDYVNIKQAKELQLPVGLDKPVETTLYSIPEVKNQGPVGKNVDVRAPALVLPLASGSRIDEFDKEAAIWFDQIDDDRDLRELVIKAIKDYLGTEEVTFTSEDPVNNVWESDWFHLEEESGYLFWSSIDLTESWRFRYSLVTKPHGRSVGLNVELIDYMHTSDKGSTKKIDPIEQQRVEMAMINAVTSQLDYQYRLNNRDDRIARANMEIVTLGESDKGEPALIIDYPLDELWRYLPGFFEQYNFAVTDLNEDKYFYEVEYTLIEPSLWDSIWGDEIPVVNIKDGAYRFKLTAKGKQTALVIQDDDQQVLSKELLEENFEVLEPALSFR, encoded by the coding sequence ATGGATCGCCGTATTTTAACTATTTCTCTAGTAAGTTTATCTCTTGCTGCGTGTAGTAATGTAGAAACACGTAAACAAGCCAAAGGCGACTTCGATTACGTTAATATCAAACAAGCTAAAGAATTACAATTACCTGTGGGTTTAGATAAACCTGTTGAAACGACCTTATATTCAATTCCTGAAGTTAAAAATCAAGGACCTGTAGGTAAGAACGTTGATGTTCGAGCTCCGGCACTAGTATTGCCGTTGGCATCAGGTAGCAGGATTGATGAATTTGATAAAGAGGCTGCTATTTGGTTTGATCAAATTGATGATGACCGTGATTTACGTGAATTAGTAATTAAAGCTATCAAAGATTACCTTGGCACTGAAGAGGTAACCTTTACTAGCGAAGATCCTGTAAATAATGTTTGGGAATCTGATTGGTTTCACCTTGAAGAAGAGAGTGGTTACTTATTTTGGTCAAGCATCGATTTAACTGAGAGTTGGCGTTTTCGATATTCTTTAGTTACTAAGCCGCACGGTCGTAGCGTAGGTTTAAATGTTGAATTAATCGATTACATGCATACTTCTGATAAAGGCTCGACTAAAAAAATTGACCCTATTGAACAACAGCGTGTAGAAATGGCGATGATAAATGCAGTTACTTCACAGCTTGATTACCAATATCGTTTAAATAATCGTGATGATCGTATTGCCCGAGCTAATATGGAAATAGTAACCTTAGGGGAATCCGATAAAGGTGAACCAGCACTAATTATTGATTATCCTCTTGATGAATTATGGCGCTATTTGCCAGGCTTCTTTGAGCAATATAATTTTGCAGTGACAGACCTTAATGAAGATAAATATTTCTATGAGGTAGAATATACTTTGATTGAACCAAGCCTATGGGATTCTATCTGGGGTGATGAAATCCCCGTTGTGAATATAAAGGATGGTGCTTATCGTTTCAAATTAACTGCTAAAGGCAAACAAACCGCATTAGTTATTCAAGATGATGATCAACAGGTATTGTCAAAAGAGCTACTAGAAGAAAACTTTGAAGTATTAGAACCAGCGTTATCGTTTAGATAA